In Melospiza georgiana isolate bMelGeo1 chromosome 8, bMelGeo1.pri, whole genome shotgun sequence, one genomic interval encodes:
- the ACADSB gene encoding short/branched chain specific acyl-CoA dehydrogenase, mitochondrial isoform X2: MAAAAGAWLRGCAKLRRHIPAHLAPWRVSPCAFRSSKSELKPNVASDGLACAPLQTFTEEEAMLKDMVTKFAQERVAPFVQKMDENAKMEESIVQGLFEQGLMSIELGEEYGGTGASFFSIILAVEELAKVDPAVALVCELQNTLTNKLFTTYGTEEQKRTYLPRVSKDTLGSFCLSEAGSGSDAFSLKTRAEKKGDYYIINGSKMWISLAEDAGVFFVMANTDPSLGYRGITCFVVDRNTEGLQVGKKEDKLGIRACSTCPVTLDNVKVPESSILGQVGQGYKYAIGMLNTGRIGIAAQMLGLAQGCFDRTVPYTKERVQFGKSVFDFQGMQHQIAQVATQLEAARLLTYNAARLAEAGRPAIKEASMAKYFTAEVATLTTSKCIEWMGGVGFTKNFPIEKYYRDCKIGTIYEGTSNIQLSTIAKFLAQEY; this comes from the exons CTGAGAAGACACATTCCAGCACACCTGGCTCCTTGGAGGGTTTCTCCCTGTGCTTTCAGATCCTCCAAATCAGAGCTCAAGCCAAACGTGGCCAGTGATGGACTTGCCTGTGCTCCACTTCAAACGTTCACTGAAGAGGAGGCCATGCTGAAAGACATGG TGACCAAGTTTGCCCAGGAACGAGTTGCACCTTTCGTGCAAAAAATGGACGAGAATGCGAAAATGGAAGAGTCCATCGTGCAGGGATTGTTTGAACAAGGG CTGATGAGTATTGAGCTTGGGGAAGAATATGGAGGAACTGGAGCTTCATTTTTTTCAATCATACTGGCAGTGGAAGAATTGGCCAAGGTTGATCCAGCTGTGGCTCTTGTGTGTGAACTCCAAAACACTCTAACAAATAAATTGTTTACCACCTATGGAACAGAAGAGCAAAAGAGAACTTACCTGCCCAGGGTGTCCAAAGATACA TTAGGCAGTTTCTGTCTGTCAGAGGCTGGGTCTGGCAGTGATGCTTTTTCCTTGAAGACTCGAGCTGAAAAGAAGGGAGACTATTACATTATCAATGGCTCAAAGATGTGGATTAGCTTGGCAGAAGATGCAGGAGTCTTCTTTGTCATGGCAAATACAGACCCATCCTTA GGCTACAGAGGAATCACCTGCTTCGTAGTGGATCGCAACACAGAGGGGCTCCAGGtggggaagaaggaggacaaGCTGGGGATCAGAGCTTGTTCCACCTGCCCAGTCACCTTGGACAACGTGAAG gtTCCTGAGAGCAGTATCCTGGGACAAGTTGGACAAGGCTATAAATATGCCATTGGAATGCTCAATACTGGCAGGATTGGGATTGCTGCACAG ATGTTAGGACTGGCCCAGGGGTGTTTTGACCGTACAGTTCCCTACACAAAGGAGAGAGTCCAGTTTGGGAAGAGCGTGTTTGATTTCCAG GGGATGCAGCACCAGATTGCCCAGGTGGCCACGCAGCTGGAGGCGGCCCGGCTGCTGACGTACAACGCGGCGCGGCTGGCGGAGGCGGGCAGGCCGGCCATCAAGGAGGCCAGCATGGCCAAGTACTTCACTGCTGAG GTTGCAACACTGACAACCAGTAAATGTATTGAATGGATGGGAGGTGTTGGATTCACCAAAAATTTCCCAATAGAAAAATACTACCGTGACTGCAAGATAG GTACAATATATGAAGGAACTTCAAATATCCAGTTGAGCACAATTGCAAAATTCTTAGCACAGGAGTACTGA
- the ACADSB gene encoding short/branched chain specific acyl-CoA dehydrogenase, mitochondrial isoform X1, with protein sequence MAAAAGAWLRGCAKQLRRHIPAHLAPWRVSPCAFRSSKSELKPNVASDGLACAPLQTFTEEEAMLKDMVTKFAQERVAPFVQKMDENAKMEESIVQGLFEQGLMSIELGEEYGGTGASFFSIILAVEELAKVDPAVALVCELQNTLTNKLFTTYGTEEQKRTYLPRVSKDTLGSFCLSEAGSGSDAFSLKTRAEKKGDYYIINGSKMWISLAEDAGVFFVMANTDPSLGYRGITCFVVDRNTEGLQVGKKEDKLGIRACSTCPVTLDNVKVPESSILGQVGQGYKYAIGMLNTGRIGIAAQMLGLAQGCFDRTVPYTKERVQFGKSVFDFQGMQHQIAQVATQLEAARLLTYNAARLAEAGRPAIKEASMAKYFTAEVATLTTSKCIEWMGGVGFTKNFPIEKYYRDCKIGTIYEGTSNIQLSTIAKFLAQEY encoded by the exons CAGCTGAGAAGACACATTCCAGCACACCTGGCTCCTTGGAGGGTTTCTCCCTGTGCTTTCAGATCCTCCAAATCAGAGCTCAAGCCAAACGTGGCCAGTGATGGACTTGCCTGTGCTCCACTTCAAACGTTCACTGAAGAGGAGGCCATGCTGAAAGACATGG TGACCAAGTTTGCCCAGGAACGAGTTGCACCTTTCGTGCAAAAAATGGACGAGAATGCGAAAATGGAAGAGTCCATCGTGCAGGGATTGTTTGAACAAGGG CTGATGAGTATTGAGCTTGGGGAAGAATATGGAGGAACTGGAGCTTCATTTTTTTCAATCATACTGGCAGTGGAAGAATTGGCCAAGGTTGATCCAGCTGTGGCTCTTGTGTGTGAACTCCAAAACACTCTAACAAATAAATTGTTTACCACCTATGGAACAGAAGAGCAAAAGAGAACTTACCTGCCCAGGGTGTCCAAAGATACA TTAGGCAGTTTCTGTCTGTCAGAGGCTGGGTCTGGCAGTGATGCTTTTTCCTTGAAGACTCGAGCTGAAAAGAAGGGAGACTATTACATTATCAATGGCTCAAAGATGTGGATTAGCTTGGCAGAAGATGCAGGAGTCTTCTTTGTCATGGCAAATACAGACCCATCCTTA GGCTACAGAGGAATCACCTGCTTCGTAGTGGATCGCAACACAGAGGGGCTCCAGGtggggaagaaggaggacaaGCTGGGGATCAGAGCTTGTTCCACCTGCCCAGTCACCTTGGACAACGTGAAG gtTCCTGAGAGCAGTATCCTGGGACAAGTTGGACAAGGCTATAAATATGCCATTGGAATGCTCAATACTGGCAGGATTGGGATTGCTGCACAG ATGTTAGGACTGGCCCAGGGGTGTTTTGACCGTACAGTTCCCTACACAAAGGAGAGAGTCCAGTTTGGGAAGAGCGTGTTTGATTTCCAG GGGATGCAGCACCAGATTGCCCAGGTGGCCACGCAGCTGGAGGCGGCCCGGCTGCTGACGTACAACGCGGCGCGGCTGGCGGAGGCGGGCAGGCCGGCCATCAAGGAGGCCAGCATGGCCAAGTACTTCACTGCTGAG GTTGCAACACTGACAACCAGTAAATGTATTGAATGGATGGGAGGTGTTGGATTCACCAAAAATTTCCCAATAGAAAAATACTACCGTGACTGCAAGATAG GTACAATATATGAAGGAACTTCAAATATCCAGTTGAGCACAATTGCAAAATTCTTAGCACAGGAGTACTGA